AATGGTGAAAAATATGATGTGAATGAGCTGCTGGGTTACATCATACGCTATGAAGGGTTCACTACGCCTAGTCAAGATATCAAGGATCAAGATATCAAGGACCGGCTAATGTGTTTTTGTAAGAAGACAAAAAAGAGTCAAATGTACGGATGGGACACTCCATATTTCAAGAATGCGAGAATTCAGAAGCAGCGGGCCTTTTTCGTTTACGGCGTTGATGTCACGACTCCGCTGGAGGAGAGTATCGTTGGGCATAGTGGCACTGATTTTCAAAAATATCAGATCTCAGCAAACATTCTTCCAGATATCAAAAGCCACTTAGAAGAAATGGGCCTCATAGAGTGGAAGGTCTATCTTGATCTCGACAGGGTATTCAAAAAGTGGAAGAGTGAATAGTTTCCAACAAATCGCGGCACCGAACCGCTGCCACGCGCTTCGGTTTCCGATGCCCCAGGTTAATCGGAATCTGGATCAGCTGCCGACGCCTGTTTCCGGCGGCGGTCGGTGAGCTCTGCGTTATGCCAAAGCAACTATTCCAACGAGTTCGACACCTTTCTTGATAGATCTTTCACATGATTAGGGCAATCACAAAATCCCGTCGTCAAACGGGGACCACTCTTGATTTTATGTAACTCGCATTTATCACGCAGTCGCTTTGAATTATTGCCCCGCTAATTCCAATATCTTCACCCGTAAGTAAAAACGGAATCTTTATTCACTACTTAGCAGAATATAAGAGTAACTGTTCGGCACGACATGACTAACCTGAAAATAGTAGAGTTTGACGCGGCGTACGCAGACGATTTCAAGCGCTTGAACCTGGTCTGGCTGGAACGGTATTTCCAAATGGAGCCCATTGACCTCGAAGTGCTAAGCAACCCTGAAGAGGCGATTATCAAACCGGGCGGCAGGATCTTCTTTGCACTCCTTGATGGTGCGGTGGTGGGCACGTGCGCGCTTATTAAACATACGGAGGGCCTCTTCGAGCTCTCGAAGATGGCCGTTGCTGGCACACATCAGGGACAGGGCATCGGCACGCAACTCCTGGGTCATGCCATCGAGTGGGCACGTGCACGATCGATACGGAAACTTTTCGTGGAGACGAATACCGTACTGAAAAGCGCCGTGCGGCTCTATCAGCGGCTCGGATTCCGCACGACCGCATACGAGAGCTCGGACGCG
This region of Methanomicrobia archaeon genomic DNA includes:
- a CDS encoding GNAT family N-acetyltransferase, which produces MTNLKIVEFDAAYADDFKRLNLVWLERYFQMEPIDLEVLSNPEEAIIKPGGRIFFALLDGAVVGTCALIKHTEGLFELSKMAVAGTHQGQGIGTQLLGHAIEWARARSIRKLFVETNTVLKSAVRLYQRLGFRTTAYESSDAHYDRTNLKLELELQQ